Proteins co-encoded in one Lasioglossum baleicum chromosome 14, iyLasBale1, whole genome shotgun sequence genomic window:
- the LOC143215703 gene encoding LOW QUALITY PROTEIN: nucleoside diphosphate kinase homolog 5 (The sequence of the model RefSeq protein was modified relative to this genomic sequence to represent the inferred CDS: inserted 1 base in 1 codon) translates to MCDCPGKDGDGDRAGAETVTLFTKCAKSYRSTKDVVGKFSCDTISDQNNLEPVDPPQSNLGLTICRDINVSPTSSVSSSDSRTYKFVSPRECECVVGEGEEEVWQPPVAFFKPCVCEEEVEEEPDIECTLAIIKPEAVPYRSKIERRIFEEGFEVYQTRWLQLTPEQVSEFYSDKYGQLNFAHLVGYMASGPIVVHVLAKHRAVEEWRLLMGPTKVTEARLYYPDSIRARYGRRGEDFKNAVHGSISRKEAEREIHFFFPECERSKILHISCSLWTCRLLVIVEPLLKNEMAVDHLEEVINTVLTEGLSLVKHCSXRSTTLNIRDVIMPLNLPQCCKLKPADPILWLAHWLILNNSNKPKLPKDLAMVPT, encoded by the exons atgtgCGATTGTCCTGGAAAAGATGGCGACGGAGATCGAGCCGGCGCGGAAACCGTCACGCTCTTCACGAAATGCGCGAAATCCTATCGTTCTACGAAAGATGTGGTCGGCAAATTCAGCTGCGACACAATTTCAGATCAGAACAACCTAGAACCGGTCGATCCTCCGCAGTCCAATCTAGGATTGACCATCTGCCGTGACATCAACGTGTCTCCAACGAGCTCAGTCTCTTCCAGCGACTCCAGAACG TACAAGTTCGTCAGTCCTCGGGAATGCGAGTGTGTTGTCGGAGAAGGTGAAGAAGAGGTCTGGCAGCCTCCAGTGGCGTTCTTCAAGCCCTGTGTCTGCGAAGAGGAAGTCGAAGAGGAACCGGACATAGAGTGCACTCTTGCGATCATCAAACCGGAAGCAGTACCGTACAGGAGCAAGATCGAGCGACGCATCTTCGAAGAAGGCTTCGAGGTGTACCAGACACGTTGGCTGCAGCTCACGCCGGAACAGGTGTCCGAATTCTACTCGGACAAGTACGGGCAACTGAATTTCGCGCACCTTGTCGGTTACATGGCGTCCGGCCCCATAGTCGTTCACGTTTTGGCGAAACACCGCGCTGTCGAAGAGTGGAGGTTGCTTATGGGACCCACCAAG GTCACCGAAGCCCGTTTGTACTATCCCGACAGTATCAGAGCCAGGTATGGCAGGAGAGGCGAGGATTTCAAGAACGCGGTTCATGGTAGCATCTCCAGGAAGGAAGCAGAACGAGAGATACACTTCTTCTTTCCTGAATGTGAGCGTTCCAAG ATCCTCCACATTTCGTGTTCACTTTGGACCTGTCGTCTTCTAGTCATCGTGGAGCCTCTCTTGAAGAACGAAATGGCTGTCGATCACTTGGAGGAGGTTATCAACACAGTCCTGACGGAAGGATTATCCTTGGTAAAACACTGCT GAAGATCAACAACGTTAAACATCCGTGATGTAATCATGCCACTAAATCTTCCACAGTGTTGCAAGCTGAAGCCAGCCGACCCAATCCTTTGGCTGGCCCACTGGCTGATCCTGAACAACTCTAACAAGCCTAAACTGCCGAAAGACCTCGCCATGGTTCCGACATGA